Proteins from a single region of Pseudomonadota bacterium:
- a CDS encoding flagellar biosynthesis anti-sigma factor FlgM, whose amino-acid sequence MKVTVRFGDSNISPPVDHDRIATLRQAIYNGDYNFASIRVATNLYRVESELFGSLAKSPGGITTRYVPVSDA is encoded by the coding sequence ATGAAAGTGACCGTGCGTTTCGGGGACAGTAATATATCACCCCCGGTCGATCATGACCGGATTGCTACGCTGCGTCAGGCGATCTATAACGGCGATTACAACTTTGCGTCGATTCGCGTCGCGACCAACCTCTATCGCGTCGAATCGGAGCTGTTCGGTAGTTTAGCGAAATCACCTGGTGGCATCACGACCCGGTACGTTCCGGTCAGCGACGCCG
- a CDS encoding NUDIX domain-containing protein, whose protein sequence is MMRVYDPTTYLGCAGGLKTGVIELLDAVDENDHVIGRMSREDIHKFSLRHRAAHVLVFDSKQRLFLQKRSLSKECSPGLWDSSAAGHLCTGETYERCAHRELCEELGVRQDVPLTRLLDLQACVDTGWEFVRVFRCEDDGPFTLDASEIDQGDWFSLCHIETWISARPQELTGTLRRVLPLLHAIYK, encoded by the coding sequence ATGATGAGAGTCTATGACCCAACAACCTATCTCGGCTGCGCCGGCGGCCTAAAGACCGGCGTGATTGAGCTCTTGGATGCCGTCGACGAAAACGACCATGTGATCGGGCGCATGAGCCGGGAGGATATCCATAAATTCTCCCTTAGGCATCGAGCCGCCCATGTATTGGTTTTCGATTCAAAACAACGTCTTTTCTTACAAAAACGGTCCTTGAGCAAAGAATGCTCGCCTGGGTTATGGGATTCCTCGGCGGCCGGCCATCTGTGCACCGGCGAGACCTATGAGAGATGTGCTCATCGAGAATTATGCGAAGAACTCGGTGTGCGCCAGGACGTACCTCTCACACGGCTCCTAGACTTACAAGCTTGCGTGGATACCGGCTGGGAGTTCGTACGCGTCTTTCGCTGCGAAGATGACGGTCCGTTTACCCTGGACGCGTCCGAAATCGACCAAGGTGACTGGTTTTCTTTGTGTCATATCGAAACGTGGATCTCCGCCAGACCGCAAGAGCTCACTGGAACTTTGAGACGGGTATTGCCATTATTACATGCTATATATAAATGA